A window of Variovorax paradoxus genomic DNA:
CGCAGTGAGGAAGTGGACGAGCAGCGCGACGTGCTCGGCGAACTGGAGATCACCGCGCGGCTGATGATCACCGGCGGCGAGGACAAGGAAGAAGCGCGCATGACGCGTGCCGACCGCAGCCTGATCCGCCAGTGCATCCTCGACGCCGCCCAGCGTTGCGTGGCCGAACGGCGCACGGCGCTGACGCGGGACGTGCGCGATGCGCTGCGCGAGCGCGCCCGCGACACGTCGCTGCCCGAGGGGCGACGCGCGCGGCTGCTGGAGATGGCGGACGCGATGGATATGTTCTGCCAGGGCGTGGACGGCGAGATGTTCGACCGGCCCGGCACGCCGTGGCCCGAGGCCGACATCACCATCGTGGACCTCGCCACCTTCGCGCGCGAGGGCTACAACGCGCAGCTTTCCATCGCCTACATCTCGCTGATCAACACGGTCAACAACATCGCCGAGCGCGATCAATTCCTGGGCCGCCCGATCATCAACGTGACGGACGAAGGCCACATCATCACGAAGAATCCGCTGCTCGCGCCCTACGTCGTGAAGATCACGAAGATGTGGCGCAAGCTCGGCGCCTGGTACTGGCTGGCGACGCAGAACATCGACGACCTGCCCAAGGCCGCCGAGCCCATGTTGAACATGATCGAGTGGTGGATCTGCCTGTCGATGCCACCGGACGAGGTGGAGAAGATCGCGCGCTTCCGCGAGCTGAATCCGGCACAGAAGGCGCTGATGCTGTCGGCCCGCAAAGAGGCGGGCAAGTTCACCGAGGGCGTGATCCTCTCCAAGAGCATGGAAGTGCTGTTCCGCGCGGTGCCGCCCAGCCTCTACCTGGCACTGGCTCAGACCGAGCCGGAAGAGAAGGCGGAACGCTTTCAGTTGATGCAGCAGTACGGCATCGGCGAGCTGGATGCCGCTTTCAGGATCGCCGAGAAGATCGATCGCGCCCGCGGCATCGCGTCGCTGGCGCTCGATGCGCTGGCGTGAGGGAGAACACCATGCAGGTCGCTCGCTTCATTCCATCCCGCTCCGTCGCATTGGTCGCTGTGCTGCTCGTCGTCGCGCTGATCGCGGCGGCCTGGCTCGGCACGCAGCCGCAGGCGCCGATCGCCAAAGACGCTTCGACGTCGGCCGAGTTCAACCCGACGCCCACGCCGGCGCCCACATCCACGGCCGGCCCGCCTTGGCGCTATGGCCGCGACGATGCACGCTTTACGGTGGTGGAGTACGCCGACCTCGAATGTCCGTTCTGCCGGGCGTACTTCGCAGTGCTCAAGCAGTGGATCGATGCTCACCCCGAGGTGAACTGGCAGTGGCACCACCTGCCGCTGACGACGCACGAGCCGGCCGCGACTGCCAACGCGCGCCTGGTCGAATGCGTCGGCGAGGCTGGCGGCCGAGCCGCGTTCTGGCAAGCAGTCGAATGGGTCTACGCGCACACGCGCGGCGACGGCCAGGGCCTCCCCGAGGATCTAGGTTATCCCGGCATCACGCAGGCCGCCCAGCAGTGCCTCGACAGCGACCACCCCGACGCGCTGATTCGCGCGCAGTCGGCGAGCGCGGCGCAGGAGGGCATCAAGGTCACGCCCACGCTGCGCCTGCAGGACCGCCAGTCCGGCAAGACGCTGGTGCTGCATGGCCCGGTCGAAGGCGATGCGCTGTTGTCGGCCATCGACCTGCTGGCAGCCGGCGGCACCACCGAGACCGCATCGAAGGAAATGCCTGCCGAGTCTCTCGGCGACATGCCCAGGTAGCCCCCGATCTTCAAGGGCTACGACGCGGCCCTGGCCGCGCTGATCATCCCGTTCGCCTTGCATCCCTCGACGCGAACAGCCGTCGCGCTGCGGTGGTGGATGCCCGTTCTTCCTTCGCTTGTTGTTCATCCCACGCGGGTCGCCCACGCCCGCAGGGGCTGCATGCGCTCCCGCAACTCTTCTTTGGAGACTGCCATGCAACCCAAGACCCATGTTGTCGACGGCGTGACCTTCGTGGCCACGCCTTACCGCGCCGGAACCCTCATCCGCGAGGATGTGTTCTGGCGTCAATTCACGGTCACCTGCCAGGGCTACGTCGGGTATCCCGAAGACGATCCGATCTACGGCACCTACTGGATGCCCTCCGTCCTCGAACTCGGCCAACGCGGCCTGATCGAGGACGCGATGGCGCTGGCCCTTGCCTGCGTGTCCGAAGACGAGTTCGACTTGAACTCGGACACCGACGCCGTGGGCTTCCGGCCGGAACTGATCCTCGTGCGCGATTCCCTAGATCGCCTCGTCCTCACCGGGCAGGTGTGGGGCGCGGGCATCCGCTGGTCCGAACCCATCACGTCGAACGAG
This region includes:
- a CDS encoding DsbA family protein is translated as MQVARFIPSRSVALVAVLLVVALIAAAWLGTQPQAPIAKDASTSAEFNPTPTPAPTSTAGPPWRYGRDDARFTVVEYADLECPFCRAYFAVLKQWIDAHPEVNWQWHHLPLTTHEPAATANARLVECVGEAGGRAAFWQAVEWVYAHTRGDGQGLPEDLGYPGITQAAQQCLDSDHPDALIRAQSASAAQEGIKVTPTLRLQDRQSGKTLVLHGPVEGDALLSAIDLLAAGGTTETASKEMPAESLGDMPR